Proteins encoded together in one Acidobacteriota bacterium window:
- the yidC gene encoding membrane protein insertase YidC — MERRVLIAITLSFLVLFLFQRFVMPPPASAPETPGASAGQAPGTAGQAQAPGTPAPGSMAALTQSSNQSAPAAVAAQPPTVGAAPVEAAGNATPLGPTVTVGETADREIVVETTTVRATFTNRGGRLLHWVLKEYRNEDGTPLDLVPQGIGPDAVKPFSLVVDDPAVTDRINSALYKVSVPGNVDATSAAQTLTFEMSASDGLSVTKSFTLEPAGYLVTFSTVVQLGQARLNPSIHWGAGLGDEIANRPPTSFFSPSTVVPAQPMIYTDGDVERVAPTAAGSQEAPFRYAGVSDHYFASLLLNEASPVPFRIDYAPVNVPVASEPGRIATYMTYAVRYQSARETSRFFFGPKAFNDLRAVDTELVRSIHFGIFSWLAVPLLNALQWVHSYVGNWGWAIVVLTILINLAMFPLRHKSVVSMKKMQELQPQMKAIQERYAKYKITDPERQKMNTEVMELYKTRGVNPASGCVPMLLTMPFLFAFYAMLSVAIEIRGAHFFGWIHNLSAPDPLFITPVLMGVAQFWQTKMTPTTADPTQQKIMMFMPIMFTFMSLSFPSGLVIYWLVSTVWTIGQQYATNYLIGAPARKIAK, encoded by the coding sequence ATGGAACGTAGAGTCTTAATCGCGATAACCCTGTCATTCCTGGTGCTGTTCCTGTTTCAGCGCTTTGTGATGCCGCCTCCCGCCTCCGCGCCGGAAACCCCCGGCGCTTCGGCGGGGCAAGCCCCGGGCACCGCGGGGCAGGCCCAAGCCCCCGGGACTCCAGCGCCTGGGAGCATGGCCGCCCTTACGCAGTCGAGCAACCAGTCGGCGCCTGCCGCCGTCGCGGCGCAGCCGCCGACGGTTGGCGCGGCTCCGGTTGAAGCCGCGGGTAATGCGACACCCTTGGGCCCCACTGTCACTGTCGGCGAAACCGCCGACCGCGAGATCGTGGTCGAGACCACGACCGTGCGCGCGACGTTCACCAACCGCGGTGGCCGCCTGCTGCACTGGGTGCTGAAGGAGTATCGCAACGAAGACGGCACGCCGCTCGACCTCGTGCCGCAGGGCATTGGTCCCGATGCCGTGAAGCCCTTCTCACTCGTCGTGGATGACCCGGCCGTCACCGACCGCATCAACAGCGCCCTCTACAAGGTCAGCGTCCCTGGCAACGTCGATGCGACCTCGGCGGCGCAGACGCTGACGTTCGAGATGTCGGCCTCCGACGGCTTGAGCGTCACCAAGTCCTTTACCCTCGAGCCGGCCGGCTACCTTGTTACGTTTAGCACCGTGGTGCAGTTGGGCCAGGCGCGGCTGAACCCGTCGATCCATTGGGGCGCCGGGCTCGGTGACGAGATCGCGAACCGGCCGCCGACGTCGTTCTTCTCGCCGAGCACCGTGGTGCCCGCCCAGCCCATGATCTACACGGACGGCGACGTCGAGCGCGTGGCGCCTACCGCCGCGGGCTCACAGGAAGCACCGTTCCGCTACGCGGGCGTGTCGGACCACTATTTTGCCTCGCTGCTGCTGAACGAGGCCTCGCCGGTGCCATTTCGCATCGATTACGCCCCGGTCAACGTGCCCGTCGCGAGCGAGCCGGGGCGCATTGCCACTTACATGACCTACGCGGTGCGCTACCAGTCGGCGCGGGAGACGTCGCGGTTCTTCTTCGGCCCGAAGGCGTTCAACGACCTCAGGGCGGTCGATACCGAACTGGTCCGCTCCATTCACTTCGGCATCTTCTCGTGGCTCGCGGTGCCGCTGCTGAACGCGCTGCAGTGGGTCCACAGCTACGTCGGCAACTGGGGCTGGGCCATTGTCGTCCTGACCATCCTGATCAACCTCGCGATGTTCCCGCTCCGCCACAAGAGCGTGGTGTCGATGAAGAAGATGCAGGAACTGCAGCCGCAGATGAAGGCAATCCAGGAGCGGTACGCGAAATACAAGATTACCGACCCCGAGCGGCAGAAAATGAACACCGAGGTCATGGAGCTGTACAAGACCAGGGGCGTGAACCCGGCCAGCGGCTGTGTGCCCATGCTGCTGACCATGCCGTTCCTGTTTGCGTTCTACGCCATGCTGTCGGTGGCCATCGAGATTCGCGGCGCCCACTTCTTCGGCTGGATCCATAACCTGTCGGCGCCCGATCCGCTGTTCATCACCCCGGTGCTGATGGGCGTGGCGCAGTTCTGGCAGACCAAGATGACGCCGACCACGGCCGACCCGACCCAGCAGAAGATCATGATGTTCATGCCCATCATGTTCACCTTCATGTCGCTGTCGTTCCCGAGCGGCCTGGTGATTTACTGGCTGGTCAGCACGGTGTGGACCATCGGGCAGCAGTACGCGACCAACTATTTGATTGGCGCGCCGGCAAGGAAGATCGCAAAATAG
- a CDS encoding KH domain-containing protein: protein MATSDITEFVQKVVDAMDLELEASAEEMPDGVRINLNGEDGNVLIRRQGEALAALQHIVSAIYRHEAAEGRRLVVDCMGYRKGKDDELKQMAIFLAGKAKDSGLAQEIGPLNPYERRIVHLAVAEVDKVTSESIGDAFEKTVIISVK from the coding sequence ATGGCAACCAGTGACATCACCGAATTCGTCCAGAAGGTCGTCGACGCGATGGACCTTGAGCTCGAGGCCTCGGCCGAAGAGATGCCCGACGGCGTGCGCATCAACCTGAACGGCGAAGACGGCAACGTGCTGATCCGCCGCCAGGGAGAAGCGCTCGCCGCGCTGCAGCACATCGTCTCCGCCATCTACCGGCACGAGGCCGCCGAAGGCCGCCGGCTGGTGGTCGACTGCATGGGTTACCGCAAGGGCAAGGACGATGAGCTGAAGCAGATGGCGATTTTCCTGGCCGGCAAGGCCAAGGACAGCGGCCTGGCGCAGGAGATTGGGCCCCTCAACCCCTACGAACGCCGCATCGTCCACCTCGCGGTGGCCGAGGTCGACAAGGTGACGTCCGAGAGCATCGGCGACGCCTTCGAGAAGACGGTCATTATTTCGGTGAAGTAG
- the mnmE gene encoding tRNA uridine-5-carboxymethylaminomethyl(34) synthesis GTPase MnmE — protein MFSTSDTIVAIATPAGRGGLGVIRISGPDAARVAGELVGREAPFKPRHATFAKLSRPGVPSRQEAPSRPVTVQDQIVVTSFPSPSSYTGEDVIEISAHGSPVVLSSILRRAMDGGARLAEPGEFTLRAFLNGKLDLIQAEAVADLIDAVTPLQARAAFDQLEGTLTAAIGAIERDLFDVIAKLEASLDFPDEGYHFVGAAEARASLAAVTARIEQLLEQSARGRLVREGAQVVIVGAPNVGKSSLFNALLNTNRAIVTAIPGTTRDMLTERADIGGLSLALVDTAGVRETSDVVEQEGVARTRDALGVADLVLVVLDRSRETTAEDRGILDETANLPRVVVLNKSDLAAVVTEPGVAISARTGAGIDDLITAIAGMLSSASGGSPFLGSPEKRDQPAVTNVRHTALLERARAAILRATEALEGEVSEEFPLLDLQEAAHALQEITGRRTSDDLLRHIFAKFCIGK, from the coding sequence ATGTTCTCCACCTCAGACACCATCGTCGCCATCGCCACCCCGGCGGGTCGCGGCGGCCTTGGTGTCATTCGGATTAGCGGTCCCGACGCCGCTCGGGTGGCAGGCGAACTCGTCGGCCGCGAGGCTCCCTTCAAACCCCGCCACGCCACCTTCGCCAAGTTATCCCGACCAGGAGTGCCCTCCCGACAGGAGGCGCCCTCCCGACCCGTTACCGTCCAGGATCAAATCGTAGTTACGTCCTTCCCGTCACCGAGCTCATATACGGGCGAGGACGTGATTGAGATTTCCGCCCACGGCAGCCCGGTGGTCCTTTCTTCTATCCTTCGCCGCGCCATGGACGGCGGGGCGCGGCTGGCCGAGCCGGGAGAGTTCACGCTGCGCGCGTTCTTGAACGGCAAGCTGGATCTGATCCAGGCCGAGGCGGTCGCGGATCTGATTGACGCGGTCACGCCGCTGCAGGCGCGGGCGGCGTTCGATCAGCTCGAGGGCACGCTGACCGCCGCGATCGGCGCGATCGAGCGCGACCTGTTTGACGTAATAGCGAAGCTCGAGGCGTCGCTTGATTTCCCGGACGAGGGTTACCACTTTGTGGGCGCCGCCGAGGCCCGCGCGTCACTGGCAGCGGTCACGGCGCGGATCGAGCAGTTGCTCGAGCAATCCGCCCGCGGGCGCCTGGTGCGCGAAGGCGCGCAGGTGGTGATTGTCGGGGCGCCGAACGTGGGGAAGTCGAGCCTGTTCAACGCGCTGCTCAACACCAACCGCGCAATCGTGACGGCCATTCCAGGCACGACGCGAGACATGCTGACCGAGCGCGCCGACATCGGCGGGTTGTCGCTGGCGCTCGTCGACACGGCCGGCGTGCGAGAAACCAGCGACGTTGTCGAGCAGGAAGGCGTCGCGCGCACGCGAGACGCGCTCGGCGTGGCCGATCTGGTTCTGGTGGTGCTCGATCGCTCGCGAGAGACGACGGCCGAGGACCGTGGCATCCTCGACGAGACGGCCAACCTGCCGCGCGTCGTGGTGCTGAATAAATCGGATCTCGCCGCTGTCGTCACCGAACCTGGCGTCGCAATCTCGGCCCGCACGGGCGCCGGAATCGACGATCTGATCACTGCCATCGCGGGCATGCTGAGCTCTGCTAGTGGCGGCAGCCCTTTCTTGGGGTCGCCTGAGAAACGCGATCAGCCCGCCGTTACTAACGTTCGCCACACCGCGCTGCTCGAGAGAGCGCGCGCGGCGATCTTGCGCGCGACCGAGGCGCTCGAGGGCGAGGTCTCCGAAGAGTTTCCGCTACTCGATCTCCAGGAAGCGGCGCACGCGCTGCAGGAGATCACCGGCCGCCGCACGAGTGACGACCTGCTCCGTCACATCTTCGCGAAGTTTTGCATCGGGAAGTAG
- the mnmG gene encoding tRNA uridine-5-carboxymethylaminomethyl(34) synthesis enzyme MnmG, whose product MISELDVIVIGSGHAGVEAAWAAARLGRSVGLCTLSRETVAHMPCNPAVGGTAKGHLVREIDALGGLMGRAIDATGIQFKLLNRSRGPAVWSPRAQADKPRYAAWVRAALEAEPNIHWIIGRAGRIIVDLGRVSGLALEDGRVFRCRSLAITTGTFLNGLIHIGREQRPAGRADEPPSRDLAESIKGLGVRWGRLKTGTPPRLARKSIDFTGGEERGVFHVEHGDSEPLPFSFTATNPPSNQAVCHLLHTTDRVHQLVRDNIDASPLYNGQIAGVGPRYCPSLEDKVMRFPDRERHQIYLEPEGLDVEEIYVNGFSMSLPAETQRELIRALPGLESAEMLRPGYAVEYDFVQPTELRSSLETHKVSGLFFAGQINGTSGYEEAAGQGLLAGINASQSVTGGSPLVLGRNEAYLGIMVDDLVTKGCLEPYRMFTSRAEYRLLLRTDNADLRLTPKGRDLGLVDDSRWERFCGRKARYDLNVDRLQRSWVRVQGGARMPASQALRRPELTLRGLMTSGEVAVETTTMDELLDVSSVETTVKYEGYLQRQDQAVARAQHAERRRIPEAFPFERVPGLSREMVQRFSEARPETLGQAQRIPGVTPAAVAVVGAYLHRF is encoded by the coding sequence ATGATAAGTGAATTAGATGTAATAGTCATCGGCTCCGGGCATGCCGGCGTCGAGGCGGCGTGGGCGGCGGCGCGGTTGGGGCGGAGCGTCGGCCTGTGCACGCTCAGTCGAGAAACGGTGGCGCACATGCCCTGTAATCCGGCCGTGGGCGGGACGGCGAAGGGACATCTGGTTCGAGAGATCGATGCGCTAGGCGGATTGATGGGCCGCGCAATCGACGCTACGGGCATACAATTCAAGTTGCTCAACCGGAGCCGCGGGCCGGCGGTATGGTCGCCACGGGCGCAGGCCGACAAGCCGCGTTACGCCGCCTGGGTGCGCGCGGCCCTCGAAGCTGAGCCGAATATTCACTGGATCATCGGCCGGGCCGGTCGAATTATTGTCGATCTTGGACGCGTTTCCGGCCTGGCGCTTGAGGATGGACGTGTCTTCCGCTGCCGCTCGTTGGCGATCACGACAGGAACGTTCCTGAACGGCTTGATTCACATCGGCCGTGAGCAGCGGCCAGCCGGTCGGGCGGACGAGCCACCTTCGAGGGACCTCGCGGAATCGATCAAGGGACTCGGCGTCCGCTGGGGACGCTTGAAGACCGGGACGCCGCCGCGACTGGCGCGGAAGTCGATTGACTTCACCGGCGGTGAGGAAAGGGGCGTGTTCCACGTGGAACACGGCGATTCCGAGCCTCTTCCCTTCTCGTTCACCGCCACTAACCCGCCCTCGAATCAGGCCGTCTGCCACCTGCTGCACACCACCGATCGGGTCCACCAGCTGGTCCGCGACAACATCGACGCCTCCCCGCTGTACAACGGCCAGATTGCCGGCGTTGGACCTCGCTACTGCCCGTCGCTCGAAGACAAGGTGATGCGCTTCCCGGATCGGGAGCGTCACCAGATCTACCTCGAGCCTGAAGGTCTGGACGTCGAGGAGATCTACGTCAACGGCTTCTCGATGAGCCTGCCGGCCGAGACCCAGCGGGAGCTGATTCGGGCTCTGCCAGGGCTGGAGTCCGCCGAGATGCTGCGGCCTGGCTACGCGGTCGAGTACGACTTCGTCCAGCCGACGGAGCTCCGTTCGTCGCTCGAGACCCACAAGGTGAGCGGCCTCTTTTTCGCCGGACAGATCAACGGGACTTCGGGCTACGAAGAGGCTGCCGGCCAAGGCCTGCTGGCGGGCATTAATGCTTCGCAGTCGGTGACCGGCGGTTCGCCGCTCGTGCTGGGCCGCAACGAGGCCTACCTGGGCATCATGGTCGACGACCTGGTCACCAAGGGCTGTCTCGAGCCGTACCGGATGTTCACCTCCAGGGCCGAGTACCGCTTGTTGCTGCGGACCGACAATGCCGACCTGAGGCTCACGCCGAAGGGTCGCGACCTGGGCCTGGTCGACGACAGCCGGTGGGAGCGCTTCTGTGGGCGCAAGGCCCGGTACGACCTCAACGTGGACCGCCTGCAGCGCAGTTGGGTGCGAGTCCAGGGCGGCGCCCGTATGCCCGCTTCGCAGGCCCTCAGGCGGCCGGAACTCACCCTGAGGGGCCTGATGACCAGCGGGGAGGTTGCCGTGGAGACGACGACCATGGACGAGTTGCTCGATGTCTCGTCGGTCGAGACGACCGTGAAGTACGAGGGATACCTGCAGCGACAGGACCAGGCCGTGGCGCGGGCGCAGCATGCCGAGCGCCGGCGCATTCCAGAAGCGTTCCCGTTCGAGCGCGTCCCCGGCCTCTCGCGCGAGATGGTCCAGCGCTTCTCAGAAGCCCGCCCCGAAACCCTCGGTCAGGCCCAGCGCATCCCCGGCGTCACACCAGCCGCCGTCGCCGTGGTTGGCGCCTACCTGCACCGCTTCTAA
- a CDS encoding class I SAM-dependent methyltransferase, whose amino-acid sequence MANREFRERLKRRARAADITLEPSLADGLETYYQLLTKWNAKINLTAFRLTPGGEDEAIDRLLIEPVVAARYVPENARTLLDAGSGGGSPAIPLKLASPILHVRMVEVKMRKAVFLREAVRTLGLRETEVETARFEELLPRAELHEALDLVSVRAVRIETRTLLTLQAFLRPGGKIFLFRGSGTSTVETEPPPPLAWMASYPLVDALRSKLVVLSKTRV is encoded by the coding sequence GTGGCCAATCGTGAGTTTCGGGAAAGGCTGAAGCGGCGGGCCAGGGCGGCCGACATCACGCTCGAGCCGTCCCTCGCGGACGGCCTTGAAACCTACTACCAGCTCCTGACGAAGTGGAACGCCAAGATCAACCTCACGGCGTTTCGGCTCACACCTGGCGGGGAAGACGAAGCCATTGATCGCCTCCTGATCGAGCCGGTGGTCGCGGCGCGCTATGTCCCAGAGAACGCGCGGACGCTGCTCGATGCCGGCTCCGGCGGCGGCTCCCCGGCCATTCCGCTCAAGCTGGCCAGTCCCATCCTCCACGTGAGGATGGTCGAAGTGAAGATGCGGAAAGCCGTGTTCCTCCGGGAGGCCGTCCGCACCTTGGGTCTTCGCGAGACCGAAGTCGAAACCGCCCGCTTCGAGGAGTTGCTGCCGCGTGCGGAGCTTCACGAGGCGCTCGACCTGGTGTCGGTGCGCGCCGTTCGGATTGAGACTCGGACCCTTCTGACCTTGCAGGCGTTCCTTCGTCCTGGCGGAAAGATCTTCCTGTTCCGCGGATCGGGCACGAGCACTGTTGAAACGGAACCGCCACCGCCTCTGGCGTGGATGGCCAGCTACCCACTTGTGGATGCCCTGCGCAGCAAGCTGGTGGTTCTCAGCAAAACCAGGGTTTAA
- a CDS encoding ParA family protein, with protein MAKIIAVTNQKGGVGKTTTAINLAAALALAGRTVLLVDCDPQGNATSGIGKKGERAESGTVYEALTSTNGETPQSFIVPTGVEGLSLIPANRELAGAEIELIAFEDRERRLQRLLEPLRGQFDFIIIDSPPSLGLLTLNALVAADRVLIPLHCEYFALEGLADLVGTMRRVRASLNPALDIEGVLLTMNDERTNLGQQVGRDVREFFKEKVYRTVIPRNVRLAEAPSHGLPAVTYDAKSRGAEAYFSFTTELLDKNNSELT; from the coding sequence ATGGCTAAGATCATCGCCGTCACCAACCAGAAAGGCGGCGTCGGCAAGACCACCACGGCAATCAACCTCGCGGCCGCGCTCGCCCTTGCCGGCCGCACCGTCCTGCTCGTTGACTGCGATCCGCAAGGTAATGCCACGAGCGGCATCGGCAAAAAAGGTGAACGCGCCGAGAGCGGCACCGTTTACGAAGCGCTCACGTCCACCAACGGCGAGACGCCGCAGAGCTTCATCGTGCCGACCGGCGTCGAGGGCCTGTCGTTGATCCCCGCGAATCGCGAACTGGCCGGCGCCGAGATCGAACTGATTGCTTTCGAGGATCGCGAGCGCCGATTGCAGCGCCTGCTCGAACCGCTGCGCGGCCAGTTCGACTTCATCATCATCGACTCGCCGCCGTCGCTCGGACTGCTGACGCTGAACGCGCTCGTCGCCGCCGATCGCGTGCTCATCCCGCTGCACTGCGAGTACTTCGCCCTCGAAGGCCTGGCCGATCTCGTCGGCACCATGCGCCGCGTGCGCGCCTCGCTCAACCCCGCGCTCGACATCGAAGGCGTGCTGCTCACCATGAACGACGAGCGCACTAACCTGGGCCAGCAAGTAGGCCGCGACGTCCGCGAGTTCTTCAAGGAAAAGGTCTACCGCACGGTGATCCCGCGCAACGTGCGCCTGGCCGAAGCCCCCAGCCACGGCTTGCCCGCCGTCACCTACGACGCCAAGTCGCGCGGCGCCGAAGCGTACTTCTCATTCACGACCGAACTGCTCGACAAGAACAACTCTGAACTCACATAG
- a CDS encoding ParB/RepB/Spo0J family partition protein, with translation MDKRPALGKGLSALIPDATDALTTPRASLDVDIDLLEPNHYQPRGQMDDERLNDLAQSIRANGVIQPIVVRKLPSTGTARDRYQIIAGERRWRAAQRAQLTKVPVVIKEIAGGDKKRLLEMALIENIQREDLNPMEAAAGYQRLVDEFHLKQEDIAQQVGKDRATVANYLRLLKLPDEVRANVASGALSMGHARAIVALPADGAQRRLARDVVSRGLSVRETEALVKHELARKQPEPDKKAAPKKDVHVRAAEEQLRLSLGTPVEIKRRGKGGTIAISFTNETELQRIYEYLTEKK, from the coding sequence ATGGACAAACGACCCGCCCTCGGCAAGGGACTGAGCGCGCTGATTCCCGACGCGACCGACGCCCTCACCACGCCCCGCGCGTCGCTCGACGTTGACATCGACCTGCTCGAGCCCAACCACTACCAGCCGCGCGGCCAGATGGACGACGAGCGGCTGAACGACCTGGCGCAGTCGATTCGCGCCAATGGCGTGATCCAGCCGATCGTCGTGCGCAAGCTGCCGAGCACCGGCACCGCGCGCGATCGCTACCAGATCATCGCCGGCGAACGCCGCTGGCGCGCCGCCCAACGCGCCCAGCTCACCAAGGTCCCGGTCGTGATCAAGGAGATCGCGGGCGGCGACAAGAAACGCCTGCTCGAGATGGCGCTGATTGAAAACATCCAGCGCGAGGATCTCAACCCCATGGAGGCCGCCGCCGGCTACCAGCGGCTGGTGGACGAGTTTCACCTGAAGCAGGAGGACATTGCGCAGCAGGTCGGCAAGGACCGCGCGACCGTCGCCAACTACCTGCGCCTGCTGAAGCTGCCCGACGAGGTGCGCGCCAACGTCGCCTCGGGCGCGCTGTCGATGGGCCACGCGCGCGCGATTGTCGCGCTGCCAGCCGACGGGGCTCAACGCCGCCTGGCCCGCGACGTCGTCTCGCGCGGCCTGTCGGTGCGCGAAACCGAAGCGCTCGTGAAGCACGAACTCGCGCGCAAGCAACCGGAGCCCGACAAGAAGGCCGCGCCGAAGAAGGACGTGCACGTCCGCGCCGCGGAGGAGCAGCTGCGCCTGTCGCTCGGCACGCCGGTCGAGATTAAGCGGCGAGGCAAGGGCGGCACAATTGCGATCTCGTTTACCAACGAGACAGAGCTGCAGCGGATCTACGAGTACCTGACGGAGAAAAAATAA